In Geopsychrobacter electrodiphilus DSM 16401, a single window of DNA contains:
- a CDS encoding MFS transporter, with protein MSRSTSRTIMYGALIVILSMGIRQSFGLYLQPITQALAVGRETFGLAIALQNLCFGLVQPLVGLLADRIGPQRVLAAGGLLYALGLVLTAHSGSALALNLSLGATIGLALSASTYVVVLGVVARLVAAGQRGMAFGIITAAGSFGMFALVPIAQALTEAFGWQHSLELLALLVVGISLLAFGFSAETGDHPSHAQGLDLSVAFRCARSHRGYWLLNCGFFVCGFHVAFIATHYQAYLVDRGLSPELGANALALIGLANIFGCLVFGKLGDLTRRKFLLSGLYISRTFLMLALILLPMTSVTALGFSLLIGFLWLATVPLTSGIVAQIFGVRSLSTLYGIVFLSHQLGAFLGAWLGGRVFDLTGSYTGVWVIAMGLGLLATLLHLPINDKPLVLDPAGKIG; from the coding sequence ATGTCGCGTTCAACCTCCCGCACCATCATGTATGGTGCCTTGATTGTTATTCTCAGCATGGGTATCCGCCAAAGTTTCGGGCTCTACCTGCAGCCGATTACTCAGGCACTGGCGGTCGGCCGTGAGACATTCGGGCTGGCCATCGCCCTGCAGAATCTCTGTTTCGGGTTGGTCCAGCCGCTGGTCGGGCTGTTGGCCGACCGGATCGGCCCGCAGCGCGTACTGGCCGCTGGTGGCCTGCTTTATGCCCTGGGTCTGGTGCTGACGGCCCACTCTGGTTCGGCGTTGGCGTTGAACCTCAGCCTGGGCGCAACGATCGGCCTGGCACTCTCGGCGAGCACCTATGTTGTGGTCCTCGGTGTTGTGGCCCGTCTGGTCGCTGCGGGGCAACGCGGCATGGCCTTCGGGATTATTACCGCCGCTGGCTCGTTTGGCATGTTCGCCCTGGTGCCGATAGCCCAGGCTCTGACGGAGGCTTTCGGCTGGCAGCACTCCCTTGAACTGCTGGCGTTGCTGGTGGTTGGAATTTCGCTGCTCGCATTCGGTTTTTCGGCTGAAACTGGAGATCACCCCTCCCATGCTCAGGGACTTGATCTGTCCGTGGCTTTCCGTTGCGCCCGCAGCCATCGTGGATACTGGTTGCTCAATTGCGGTTTCTTTGTCTGCGGCTTTCACGTCGCCTTCATCGCGACACATTATCAGGCCTACCTGGTGGATCGCGGGCTCTCTCCAGAGCTGGGGGCCAATGCACTGGCGCTCATCGGGCTGGCGAATATCTTCGGCTGTCTGGTCTTCGGTAAACTTGGAGATTTGACGCGGCGCAAGTTTCTTCTCAGCGGCCTCTATATTTCACGGACCTTCCTGATGCTGGCGTTGATTCTGCTGCCGATGACGTCGGTTACGGCGCTCGGATTCAGTCTGTTGATCGGGTTTTTATGGCTGGCGACGGTGCCCCTGACCAGCGGTATCGTTGCCCAGATATTTGGTGTGCGTTCCCTTTCGACCCTCTACGGCATCGTGTTTCTGAGCCATCAACTGGGAGCCTTTCTCGGGGCCTGGCTCGGCGGACGTGTGTTTGATTTAACCGGGTCTTATACCGGGGTCTGGGTGATTGCGATGGGACTGGGCTTGCTGGCGACTCTGCTGCATCTGCCGATCAATGACAAGCCGCTGGTGTTGGATCCTGCTGGCAAAATTGGATAA
- a CDS encoding aminotransferase class IV, producing MKIIRKVAMSYVYLNDEFVKSDAAKISVFDQGFLYGDGIYECFRSIGARLYHFSQHYQRLRQSAEALSYALPYNQRQLEEVLLELRQRNALQDAYFRITITRGRGEIGFQHDLKSALTCVIIAREFRGFAAEHYQQGIALRVAQIRRNAPEAINPKIKSISNLNSLLGKLEAKAVGAFEVIMLNNKNHLCEGAASNVFWTKGGWVFTPSESTGLLEGVTRSTAIRLCEEHLNLRVIRGEYKLQDLLCADEVFITSTSLEVMPVIRVDDFTINQGVVGSLAKRLRAALHQDMELSGE from the coding sequence ATGAAAATAATCAGAAAGGTCGCTATGAGCTACGTCTACCTGAACGATGAATTTGTTAAAAGTGATGCGGCGAAAATCTCGGTTTTCGATCAGGGGTTTTTATACGGTGACGGCATTTACGAGTGTTTCCGCTCCATCGGCGCGCGACTCTATCACTTCTCGCAACACTATCAGCGCCTTCGCCAATCGGCCGAAGCCCTCAGCTATGCGCTCCCCTACAACCAGAGGCAACTGGAAGAGGTGTTACTAGAGCTGCGCCAGCGCAATGCCCTGCAAGACGCCTATTTCCGCATCACCATCACCCGCGGACGAGGTGAAATCGGCTTTCAGCATGACCTCAAGAGTGCGTTGACCTGCGTAATTATTGCGCGTGAATTCAGAGGGTTTGCCGCAGAACACTACCAACAGGGGATCGCCTTGCGGGTCGCACAGATTCGGCGCAACGCCCCCGAAGCGATCAACCCCAAGATCAAATCGATCAGTAACCTCAACAGCCTGCTCGGCAAACTGGAAGCCAAGGCGGTGGGCGCCTTCGAAGTGATCATGCTCAATAATAAGAATCACCTCTGTGAAGGGGCGGCTTCGAATGTCTTCTGGACCAAGGGGGGCTGGGTCTTTACCCCATCGGAGAGCACCGGCCTGCTGGAAGGTGTCACCCGTTCGACCGCCATCCGGCTCTGCGAAGAGCACCTCAACCTGCGGGTGATCAGGGGTGAATACAAACTGCAGGATCTGCTCTGCGCCGACGAGGTTTTCATTACGTCCACTTCACTGGAGGTGATGCCGGTGATCAGGGTCGATGACTTTACCATCAACCAGGGTGTAGTCGGGTCGCTTGCAAAACGACTGCGGGCCGCCTTGCATCAGGATATGGAGTTATCAGGCGAATAG
- a CDS encoding histidine decarboxylase, with product MPVATIFKFNQESRRLNTQDQARLTQLFERLSERTDQFLGYPVAKDFDYQHLVQFLDLPLNNIGDPFAPSTYQVDTREFEREVLEFSARLLRAEENSWWGYVTNGGSEGNLYGLYLARELFPKAMVYFSETTHYSVSKNLHLLGMRHIMIRAQESGEIDYADLRETLRLHRDQVPILFANIGTTMTEGKDDLVKIRQIFKEMAIGESYIHCDAALCGFMAPFLTPRPAFDFADGADSISISGHKFIGSPIPCGVVLARKRHVERIARSIAYIGNLDTTISGSRNGLTPLILWTAIRRLGDEGFRERVQQSLDLADYACARLCAVGVKAWRNPNALTVVFPSPSVEVRSRWQLASADGASHILTLPNVRREQIDQFVEDVAAEF from the coding sequence ATGCCGGTTGCGACCATATTTAAATTTAATCAAGAGTCCCGCAGGCTTAACACTCAGGATCAGGCGCGCCTGACTCAATTATTTGAACGCCTCAGCGAGCGGACGGATCAGTTCCTCGGTTATCCGGTGGCCAAGGATTTTGACTATCAGCATCTGGTGCAGTTCCTTGATCTGCCCCTGAATAATATTGGTGACCCCTTTGCGCCCAGTACCTATCAGGTCGATACCCGTGAATTTGAACGTGAGGTCCTCGAGTTTTCAGCCCGTTTGCTGCGCGCCGAAGAGAATAGCTGGTGGGGTTATGTCACCAATGGCGGCAGCGAGGGAAATCTTTACGGGCTGTATCTGGCGCGCGAGCTTTTTCCAAAAGCGATGGTCTATTTCTCCGAGACCACCCACTATAGCGTGAGCAAAAATCTGCATCTGCTCGGCATGCGGCACATCATGATCCGCGCTCAGGAGAGCGGCGAGATTGATTATGCCGATCTGCGTGAAACCCTGCGGCTGCACAGGGATCAGGTGCCGATTCTGTTTGCCAATATCGGGACGACCATGACCGAAGGGAAGGATGACCTGGTTAAGATTCGTCAGATTTTCAAGGAGATGGCGATCGGCGAGTCGTACATCCACTGTGATGCTGCGCTCTGTGGCTTCATGGCCCCATTTTTGACGCCTCGCCCTGCCTTCGACTTTGCCGACGGTGCCGACAGTATTTCGATCAGCGGGCATAAGTTTATCGGGTCTCCCATTCCTTGCGGAGTGGTGCTGGCCAGAAAGAGGCATGTTGAACGGATCGCCCGATCCATCGCCTATATCGGTAATCTCGACACCACGATCAGTGGTTCGCGTAACGGGTTGACCCCATTGATTTTGTGGACCGCGATTCGACGTTTGGGTGATGAGGGTTTTCGAGAGCGGGTGCAGCAGAGCCTGGATTTGGCTGATTACGCCTGTGCTCGACTCTGTGCGGTCGGAGTCAAGGCCTGGCGTAATCCGAACGCCCTTACTGTTGTTTTCCCCAGTCCGTCTGTGGAGGTGCGAAGCCGATGGCAGCTTGCCAGTGCCGACGGTGCTTCCCATATTTTAACCCTGCCTAATGTCCGTCGCGAGCAGATCGATCAATTTGTCGAAGATGTTGCTGCTGAGTTTTGA
- a CDS encoding Lrp/AsnC family transcriptional regulator: MALDRQERIILEALQKDATLPVSDIAQQAGLSTPSCWRRIRQLRDAGYIRRQVALLDPGKVNLLVTVITSVTLRDKSVAGQREFEQFSQLRNEVQECLLLSGGRDYQLKVIVPTIKSYEHFLTSVLLNMPIVESAESNFVLREAKQTTALPLGLVE, encoded by the coding sequence ATGGCACTGGATCGACAGGAGCGCATCATTCTTGAGGCGTTGCAGAAAGATGCAACGCTTCCGGTATCCGATATTGCCCAGCAGGCCGGCCTTTCAACTCCAAGTTGCTGGCGCCGCATTCGGCAATTGCGCGATGCGGGCTATATCCGCCGGCAGGTTGCGCTTCTTGATCCCGGTAAAGTTAATTTACTGGTCACTGTTATTACATCGGTCACCTTGCGGGATAAATCGGTGGCCGGGCAACGTGAGTTTGAACAATTTTCGCAGTTACGCAATGAGGTGCAGGAGTGTTTGTTACTGAGCGGCGGGCGCGATTACCAACTCAAGGTCATCGTACCGACCATCAAGTCTTACGAACATTTTTTAACCTCGGTGTTGCTGAATATGCCGATCGTAGAATCCGCCGAATCTAACTTTGTGTTGCGCGAGGCGAAACAGACGACAGCGCTACCGTTAGGATTGGTCGAATAA
- a CDS encoding cold-shock protein, whose amino-acid sequence MAEGTVKWFNDSKGFGFIEQDNGPDVFVHFSEVQGEGFKSLAEGDRVSFEVTQGQKGPQSSNVRKI is encoded by the coding sequence ATGGCAGAAGGTACAGTAAAGTGGTTTAATGACTCTAAAGGTTTTGGTTTTATCGAGCAAGATAACGGACCTGACGTGTTTGTTCATTTTTCCGAAGTTCAGGGCGAGGGTTTTAAATCTCTTGCTGAAGGCGACCGCGTAAGCTTCGAGGTCACCCAGGGCCAAAAAGGTCCTCAGTCGTCAAATGTTCGTAAAATCTAA
- the yjgA gene encoding ribosome biogenesis factor YjgA produces MSNCAEFWSEEMNEPEVDSVADLPLSKTKKKQMAKEIEALAIRLVELPLAQFKKLKLDEDIASEVKEARDTLGRGSHKRQVKHLAGALRVRDDRLPMIFAALEDIDQVKRMDKRQFHRLEDLRDRLCDQERFQSAFDEMVSLWPALDHAGIARLAQSVHNFGDKRASREIFKRLRDYSEQTSDK; encoded by the coding sequence ATGTCGAACTGTGCCGAATTCTGGAGTGAAGAGATGAACGAACCTGAAGTTGACTCTGTAGCGGACCTGCCCCTGAGTAAAACCAAGAAAAAGCAAATGGCCAAGGAGATTGAAGCCTTGGCGATCCGTCTGGTTGAACTCCCTCTTGCGCAATTTAAAAAGTTAAAGCTGGATGAAGATATCGCCTCCGAGGTCAAGGAAGCGCGTGACACCCTGGGGCGGGGCTCACACAAGCGCCAGGTCAAGCACCTTGCCGGCGCACTGCGCGTACGCGATGACAGGCTTCCGATGATTTTTGCGGCGCTGGAGGATATTGATCAGGTTAAACGGATGGATAAACGTCAATTTCATAGGTTGGAAGATCTGCGCGACCGACTTTGTGATCAGGAGCGCTTCCAGAGCGCCTTCGACGAGATGGTCAGTCTCTGGCCCGCTCTCGACCATGCAGGCATCGCGCGATTGGCGCAATCGGTACACAACTTTGGCGATAAGCGCGCTTCGCGCGAAATTTTTAAACGTCTGCGCGATTATTCCGAACAAACCAGCGATAAGTGA
- a CDS encoding cysteine hydrolase family protein, whose amino-acid sequence MQRALLIIDMLNDFVRPGAPLEVPQNRDILPALQLRLMDARRDGTPVIFVSDAHAADDPEFSRMDWPPHAISGTSGAAIITELAPLTTEIRIAKTTYSGFNGTNLEEQLKKLNIEELVLTGCVSNICILYTAADAVMKGYSVIVPTDCVAHLDAADGEFAYRQMQIILGVQVERPA is encoded by the coding sequence ATGCAGAGAGCCCTGCTGATCATCGATATGCTGAATGACTTCGTCCGTCCCGGCGCCCCGCTTGAGGTGCCCCAGAACCGCGACATCCTGCCAGCCCTGCAACTACGCCTGATGGATGCTCGACGCGATGGAACTCCGGTAATTTTTGTCAGCGATGCTCACGCCGCAGATGATCCTGAATTTAGTCGCATGGACTGGCCGCCACACGCCATCAGCGGCACAAGCGGCGCAGCAATCATCACTGAACTGGCACCACTAACCACTGAAATTCGCATCGCGAAAACCACCTACTCCGGGTTCAACGGAACCAACCTTGAGGAACAACTAAAAAAGCTGAACATCGAAGAGCTGGTTCTGACCGGTTGTGTCAGCAATATCTGTATCCTCTACACCGCCGCCGACGCAGTAATGAAAGGCTACAGCGTAATTGTGCCGACCGATTGCGTCGCACACCTCGATGCCGCCGACGGCGAATTTGCTTACCGCCAGATGCAGATCATCCTCGGGGTTCAGGTTGAACGTCCGGCCTGA
- a CDS encoding nicotinate phosphoribosyltransferase: protein MISALLTDLYQLTMLAGYHARGMHRDHAVFDLYFRTPPYHGSYAIFAGLQPALVYLENLKFEPAEIDYLGNLGLFKPDFLTWLADFRFRGQVTAPPEGTAVFPHTPLLTLEGSLAEVQFVETALLNIINFQTLVATKAARLCLAAGAAKVIDFGLRRAQGPDGAMSVARAAAVGGGNETSNLLAGQRFGLAVRGTQAHSWVMAFDSELEAFRAYAESFPATCVLLVDTWDTLKSGVPNAVTVARELREKGFELAGIRLDSGDLAWLSRQARQMLDEAGFPQVKILASNELDEELIEAIRGDGGRIDIYGVGTRLATCAGEGGGALGGVYKLVEIAGRPTLKATGDPAKATLPGAKVVYRVEDEDGQYLLDLIALQGESILPEAEVFDPENPVRSLKIPARARLKEFHQLVMSGGELLGVEEGLADMTKRSQRELACLPAGSLRLRNPHRYKVSISRGLLELRQRLLAEAAIQAGRST, encoded by the coding sequence ATGATTTCAGCCCTTCTGACCGACCTGTATCAACTGACCATGCTCGCCGGCTACCATGCGCGCGGCATGCATCGGGATCACGCGGTGTTTGATCTCTATTTCCGGACGCCGCCTTACCATGGCAGTTATGCGATTTTTGCCGGGCTGCAGCCGGCGCTGGTTTATCTTGAAAACTTGAAATTTGAACCCGCAGAAATCGACTACTTGGGAAACCTCGGGCTGTTTAAGCCGGATTTTCTTACCTGGCTGGCCGATTTTCGCTTTCGTGGTCAGGTGACGGCTCCACCCGAAGGGACAGCGGTCTTTCCTCATACGCCACTCTTGACCCTTGAGGGCTCTCTGGCCGAGGTGCAATTCGTCGAAACCGCGCTGCTTAATATCATCAATTTTCAGACCCTGGTGGCAACCAAAGCTGCGCGGCTCTGTCTTGCGGCGGGGGCAGCCAAGGTCATCGATTTCGGTTTGCGTCGCGCTCAGGGCCCAGACGGGGCTATGAGCGTGGCACGAGCAGCGGCGGTCGGCGGGGGAAACGAGACGAGCAATCTGCTCGCTGGCCAGCGCTTCGGTCTGGCGGTCCGGGGGACCCAGGCCCACAGCTGGGTGATGGCCTTTGACAGCGAGTTGGAGGCCTTCCGGGCTTATGCCGAAAGTTTCCCGGCGACTTGTGTGCTGCTGGTCGATACCTGGGACACCCTGAAGTCAGGGGTTCCGAACGCAGTGACCGTCGCGCGGGAGCTGCGCGAAAAAGGCTTTGAATTGGCCGGAATACGGCTTGATTCTGGGGATCTGGCCTGGCTCAGTCGACAGGCACGCCAGATGCTGGATGAGGCCGGTTTCCCGCAGGTGAAGATTCTGGCCTCGAACGAGTTGGATGAAGAGTTGATCGAAGCGATCCGCGGCGACGGGGGTCGCATTGATATCTACGGCGTCGGCACTCGGCTCGCAACCTGTGCCGGCGAGGGAGGTGGGGCTCTTGGCGGCGTTTACAAATTGGTTGAAATAGCGGGGCGTCCAACCTTGAAGGCCACCGGTGATCCGGCCAAGGCCACTTTGCCAGGGGCTAAGGTGGTCTATCGGGTTGAAGATGAAGACGGCCAGTACCTGCTGGACCTGATTGCGTTGCAGGGGGAAAGCATTCTTCCCGAAGCGGAGGTGTTCGATCCGGAAAACCCGGTGCGCTCCCTCAAGATTCCGGCCCGTGCCCGGCTGAAGGAATTTCATCAGTTAGTCATGTCCGGCGGAGAGCTTCTTGGCGTTGAGGAGGGGTTGGCTGATATGACAAAACGCTCACAGCGTGAATTGGCTTGCCTGCCCGCAGGTTCACTTCGTTTGCGCAACCCGCATCGTTACAAGGTCTCGATCAGCCGAGGCCTTCTGGAGTTACGTCAGCGTCTACTGGCTGAGGCAGCAATTCAGGCCGGACGTTCAACCTGA
- a CDS encoding HDIG domain-containing metalloprotein yields the protein MEYGIERATALSLVHEHLQQPNMIKHCLASEAVMRALARQLHEDEEQWGLAGLLHDLDAEATADNLSIHTHQTVRILEERGVDPAIIDAIAMHNAEAHNTQRRTTFHHALAAGETITGLITATALVYPDKKLASVKPKSVTKRIKEKAFAAGANRDIIRECELIGIPLPDFCALCLGAMQEISEDLGL from the coding sequence ATGGAATATGGAATCGAGCGCGCCACGGCACTGTCCCTGGTACATGAGCACCTGCAGCAGCCCAACATGATCAAACATTGTCTGGCCAGCGAGGCGGTGATGCGGGCCCTCGCCCGCCAGTTGCACGAAGATGAAGAACAATGGGGCCTGGCAGGACTGCTCCACGATCTAGATGCCGAAGCCACCGCCGACAACCTGTCCATTCACACCCACCAGACGGTCAGGATTCTCGAGGAACGGGGCGTCGATCCGGCCATCATCGACGCCATCGCAATGCACAACGCCGAGGCTCATAACACCCAGCGCCGTACAACCTTTCACCACGCTCTGGCTGCCGGCGAAACCATCACCGGCCTGATCACCGCCACCGCTCTGGTCTACCCCGACAAAAAGCTTGCCAGCGTCAAACCCAAGTCGGTGACCAAGCGCATCAAAGAGAAAGCCTTCGCTGCCGGTGCCAATCGCGATATTATCCGGGAATGCGAATTGATCGGAATACCCCTGCCCGACTTTTGTGCTCTCTGTTTGGGAGCGATGCAGGAAATTTCTGAAGACCTTGGCCTTTAG
- the larB gene encoding nickel pincer cofactor biosynthesis protein LarB yields the protein MTPEQLKELLHQIKIGKTSLEDGFEALRKLPFEDIGIAQLDHHRSLRQGVPEVIFGEGKTSEQLRTILTAMVKAGGNILATRLDREKGAALQDSFPAGRFDIDSGTFCLVQQSIIEHGGKVLVVCAGTSDLKVAREAAITARMLGNPVEELIDVGVAGIHRLLAKSDQLREAAVIIVVAGMEGALPSVIGGLVPAPVIAVPTSVGYGAAFGGIAALLGMLTSCASGVTVVNIDNGFGAAFAAHRINRASKP from the coding sequence ATGACCCCCGAACAGCTCAAAGAATTGCTTCACCAGATCAAAATCGGCAAGACTTCTCTGGAAGATGGTTTTGAAGCCCTGCGCAAATTACCCTTTGAAGATATCGGCATCGCCCAGCTCGACCATCATCGCAGCCTGCGTCAGGGTGTACCGGAAGTTATCTTTGGCGAGGGAAAAACCAGCGAGCAACTGCGGACCATTCTGACCGCCATGGTAAAAGCTGGTGGCAATATTCTGGCCACCCGCCTAGACCGCGAAAAGGGTGCAGCCCTGCAGGATTCCTTCCCCGCCGGACGATTCGATATTGATTCCGGGACCTTCTGTCTTGTGCAACAGTCAATCATTGAGCATGGCGGCAAGGTTCTGGTGGTCTGTGCTGGCACTTCCGACCTGAAAGTCGCCCGTGAGGCAGCCATCACCGCGCGAATGCTGGGGAATCCGGTTGAGGAGCTGATCGATGTCGGCGTCGCCGGCATCCACCGCCTGCTGGCTAAAAGCGATCAGCTACGCGAGGCAGCGGTCATTATCGTGGTCGCCGGCATGGAAGGCGCCCTGCCCTCAGTCATCGGCGGACTGGTGCCGGCGCCCGTGATCGCCGTCCCCACTTCGGTCGGATACGGCGCCGCTTTCGGCGGCATCGCTGCCCTGCTCGGTATGCTCACCAGCTGTGCCAGTGGCGTAACAGTCGTCAATATCGACAACGGTTTCGGCGCAGCCTTTGCGGCACACCGGATTAATCGAGCGAGCAAACCATGA
- the larC gene encoding nickel pincer cofactor biosynthesis protein LarC, which yields MKTLYLDCFSGISGDMFLGLLIDLGLDPHALGSELDKLNLPGWQLKIEREQRHGIEGCRVQVLCEEQHHHRHWSDIDQLIEKSALSSPIKDRARRIFLRLGEAEAKVHGISLEEVHFHEVGAIDAIIDMVGAAIGLELLGIEKLICAPLPLSRGLSRCAHGALPLPAPAVLEILYGVPILDSGCDKELVTPSGAAIAREASEFGPLPAMQIEVGGYGVGGWQLEDRPNLLRGLLGVTRESSLERDRVMVLETHIDDGNPEWLGALMDDLLAAGALDVCYSPLQMKKNRPATCLTVITRAADQEKLARLILTGSSASGLRSYPAERYKLAREKFACETTLGSARAKLFFENGSLLRITPEYEDCRLLSQNNGLPLPEAYRIIELQMRETYLAQNAKQDKK from the coding sequence ATGAAAACCCTCTACCTCGACTGCTTCTCAGGCATCTCCGGCGACATGTTCCTCGGTCTGCTCATCGACCTCGGCCTTGATCCACACGCTCTTGGATCCGAGCTCGACAAACTCAACCTGCCTGGCTGGCAACTCAAAATCGAACGCGAGCAGCGTCACGGCATCGAAGGTTGCCGAGTGCAGGTGCTCTGTGAAGAGCAGCATCATCATCGCCACTGGAGTGATATCGACCAGTTGATCGAGAAGAGTGCTCTTTCGTCGCCTATCAAAGACCGGGCGAGGCGAATTTTTCTGCGCCTGGGTGAAGCTGAAGCCAAGGTTCATGGCATCAGCCTCGAGGAGGTCCATTTCCACGAGGTCGGCGCCATTGATGCAATTATCGACATGGTCGGCGCGGCCATTGGCCTCGAGCTGCTCGGGATTGAAAAGCTGATCTGCGCCCCGCTGCCACTCTCCCGCGGTCTGTCCCGCTGTGCCCACGGCGCTCTCCCCCTGCCGGCTCCGGCGGTGCTTGAAATTCTTTACGGAGTCCCGATTCTCGACAGCGGCTGTGACAAGGAGCTTGTGACCCCCAGCGGAGCGGCGATTGCGCGCGAAGCATCAGAGTTCGGGCCCCTGCCGGCGATGCAGATTGAAGTGGGCGGCTACGGTGTCGGTGGCTGGCAACTCGAAGATCGCCCCAACCTGCTGCGCGGACTGCTCGGGGTCACCAGGGAATCAAGCCTTGAGCGGGACAGGGTCATGGTCCTTGAGACTCATATCGATGACGGTAACCCGGAATGGCTCGGTGCGCTTATGGATGACCTGCTCGCAGCCGGGGCGCTGGATGTCTGCTACAGCCCGCTGCAGATGAAGAAAAACCGTCCAGCAACCTGCCTCACAGTGATTACCCGGGCAGCCGATCAAGAAAAACTGGCGCGCCTGATCCTTACCGGCAGCAGCGCCAGTGGCCTGCGTTCATATCCGGCGGAACGCTACAAACTGGCCCGTGAAAAATTTGCATGTGAGACAACCCTGGGGTCAGCAAGGGCCAAATTGTTTTTCGAGAACGGATCCCTGCTGCGCATCACCCCCGAATATGAAGATTGTCGGCTGCTCTCCCAGAACAACGGACTGCCGCTCCCGGAAGCCTACAGAATCATTGAACTGCAGATGCGCGAGACGTACCTCGCTCAAAATGCGAAACAGGATAAGAAATGA
- a CDS encoding CinA family nicotinamide mononucleotide deamidase-related protein encodes MNSLRVAILATGDELLNGSGCDTNTRDIARLLGPAGYHINTALCVPDNPEAIHRALHQLISQQDVIICTGGLGSTGDDLTAKTVAQALGRPLEENPKAADMIRKRYADRGRELDPGVLRQAILPQKSIPLPNSQGTAPGFWLRQQNCDLFFLPGVPAEMRAMMINSVIPALQRTKPGGAPLLRRSFGFFGLSEPQIEARIPYDELPAEVQVAFSLDFPLVKLTLKAASPAAGDLLDEAEALLVGTLGDYLVSRGDESMAEHVGALLRHAGIKLALAESCTGGLISHMLTSVAGASDFLERGAVTYADSAKIDWLNVSPAIISTHGAVSEECALAMATGLRTATQNDLTLAVTGIAGPGGGTQEKPVGTVFLALAAEGVSQVRGYQFSGDRQQIQRMSAFMALEWLRRFALESLNSAKTQLGPGDRLP; translated from the coding sequence ATGAACAGCTTGCGTGTTGCCATTTTGGCCACCGGTGATGAGCTGCTGAATGGCAGCGGTTGTGACACCAACACTCGTGATATCGCCCGCCTGCTAGGTCCGGCGGGCTATCACATCAATACCGCTCTCTGCGTGCCGGATAATCCCGAGGCGATCCACCGCGCCCTGCATCAGCTCATTTCGCAACAGGATGTGATTATCTGTACCGGAGGTCTGGGCTCAACCGGTGATGATCTGACCGCTAAAACCGTTGCCCAGGCCTTGGGCAGGCCCCTCGAAGAGAATCCCAAGGCGGCCGATATGATCCGCAAACGCTATGCCGACCGAGGCCGCGAACTCGATCCCGGCGTCTTACGTCAAGCCATCCTGCCGCAAAAATCGATCCCCCTGCCCAATTCGCAAGGAACAGCCCCGGGGTTCTGGTTGCGCCAGCAGAATTGCGACCTGTTCTTTCTGCCCGGGGTCCCGGCCGAGATGCGCGCCATGATGATCAATTCCGTCATTCCAGCCCTGCAACGCACAAAACCAGGCGGCGCTCCATTATTACGCCGCAGCTTCGGCTTTTTCGGACTCTCCGAGCCCCAAATTGAAGCACGCATCCCCTATGACGAACTCCCCGCTGAAGTGCAAGTTGCGTTTTCCCTCGACTTCCCGCTGGTCAAGCTGACCCTGAAGGCGGCCTCACCCGCCGCCGGGGATCTTCTCGATGAAGCGGAAGCCCTGCTGGTCGGCACCTTGGGTGACTATCTGGTGTCACGTGGAGATGAGAGTATGGCCGAGCATGTCGGGGCCCTGCTGCGCCATGCCGGGATCAAACTGGCCCTGGCCGAATCCTGCACTGGTGGCTTGATCAGTCATATGCTGACCAGTGTCGCCGGCGCTTCAGATTTTCTTGAACGCGGTGCTGTAACTTATGCCGACTCAGCCAAAATAGATTGGTTGAATGTTTCACCCGCTATTATTTCAACCCATGGAGCAGTCAGTGAGGAGTGCGCCCTGGCAATGGCCACCGGCCTGCGCACTGCGACTCAAAACGATTTAACTCTCGCGGTCACCGGGATCGCCGGACCTGGTGGCGGCACACAGGAGAAACCGGTCGGTACAGTTTTTCTCGCGCTGGCAGCAGAGGGTGTCTCGCAGGTTCGCGGCTACCAGTTCAGTGGTGATCGCCAACAGATCCAAAGAATGAGCGCCTTTATGGCGCTGGAATGGTTGCGCCGCTTCGCGCTTGAGAGCCTGAACTCAGCAAAAACCCAACTTGGCCCTGGCGACCGGCTGCCTTAA